One genomic window of Rhodospirillaceae bacterium includes the following:
- a CDS encoding urocanate hydratase, whose amino-acid sequence MSDRPTETSRLDNTREIRAPHGDELSCKSWLTEAPMRMLMNNLDAQVAEKPQELVVYGGIGRAARNWESYDRMVAALRALEDDETLLVQSGKPVGVFRTHADAPRVLIANSNIVPHWATLEKFNELDRLGLMMFGQMTAGSWIYIGSQGIVQGTYETFVEVGRQHYGGDLSGRWILTGGLGGMGGAQPMAATMAGASLLSVECQPSRIEMRLKTGYLDRQTTDLDEALAIVRDACARKKAISVGLLGNAAEIYPELVRRGVRPDAVTDQTSAHDPLNGYLPAGWTLAEWEERRERDPASTMRAAKESMAVQVRAMLDFWAQGVPTLDYGNNIRQMAQEMGVENAFDFPGFVPAYIRPLFCRGVGPFRWAALSGDPEDIYRTDARVKELMPDNPHLHNWLDMARKRIRFQGLPSRICWVGLGDRHRLGLAFNEMVATGELSAPVVIGRDHLDSGSVASPNRETEGMIDGSDAVSDWPMLNAMLNTASGATWVSLHHGGGVGIGFSQHAGMVIVCDGTEAAAARIGRVLWNDPASGVMRHADAGYDDAIACAREHGLNLPFLEG is encoded by the coding sequence GTGAGCGACCGCCCGACCGAGACCAGCCGCCTCGACAACACGCGCGAGATCCGCGCGCCGCACGGCGACGAACTGAGCTGCAAGAGCTGGCTCACCGAAGCGCCGATGCGCATGCTGATGAACAATCTGGACGCCCAGGTCGCGGAGAAGCCGCAGGAACTCGTGGTCTACGGCGGGATCGGCCGGGCGGCGCGCAACTGGGAGAGCTACGACCGGATGGTGGCGGCGCTGCGGGCGCTGGAAGACGACGAAACCCTGCTGGTCCAGTCGGGCAAGCCGGTCGGCGTCTTCCGCACCCACGCCGACGCGCCGCGGGTTCTGATCGCCAATTCCAACATCGTTCCCCATTGGGCGACGCTGGAGAAATTCAACGAGCTCGACCGGCTCGGCCTGATGATGTTCGGCCAGATGACGGCGGGCTCGTGGATCTATATCGGCAGCCAGGGCATCGTCCAGGGCACCTACGAAACCTTCGTCGAGGTCGGCCGGCAGCATTACGGCGGGGATCTCTCGGGCCGCTGGATCCTGACCGGCGGACTGGGCGGCATGGGCGGCGCCCAGCCGATGGCGGCGACCATGGCCGGGGCGTCGCTGCTCTCGGTCGAGTGCCAGCCGAGCCGGATCGAGATGCGCCTGAAGACCGGCTATCTCGACCGGCAGACGACCGACCTGGACGAGGCGCTGGCGATCGTCCGGGACGCCTGCGCGCGCAAGAAGGCAATCTCGGTCGGCCTGCTCGGCAACGCCGCGGAGATCTACCCGGAACTGGTCCGGCGCGGCGTGCGGCCGGACGCGGTGACCGACCAGACCAGCGCCCACGATCCGCTGAACGGCTACCTGCCGGCCGGCTGGACCCTTGCCGAATGGGAAGAGCGGCGCGAGCGCGACCCGGCGAGCACCATGAGGGCGGCGAAGGAATCGATGGCCGTGCAGGTCCGCGCCATGCTGGACTTCTGGGCGCAGGGCGTGCCGACCCTCGATTACGGTAACAACATCCGCCAGATGGCGCAGGAAATGGGCGTCGAGAACGCCTTCGACTTTCCCGGCTTCGTGCCGGCCTATATCCGGCCGCTGTTCTGCCGCGGCGTCGGGCCGTTCCGCTGGGCGGCGCTCTCCGGCGATCCGGAGGACATTTACCGCACCGACGCCAGGGTGAAGGAGTTGATGCCGGACAATCCGCACCTCCACAACTGGCTCGACATGGCGCGCAAGCGCATCCGCTTTCAGGGTCTGCCCTCGCGCATCTGCTGGGTCGGCCTGGGCGACCGGCACCGGCTCGGCCTCGCCTTCAACGAGATGGTCGCGACGGGCGAGCTGTCGGCGCCGGTGGTGATCGGCCGGGACCATCTGGACAGCGGCTCGGTTGCCAGCCCGAACCGCGAGACCGAAGGCATGATCGACGGCTCGGACGCGGTGTCCGACTGGCCGATGCTCAACGCGATGCTCAACACGGCCTCGGGCGCGACCTGGGTCAGCCTGCATCATGGCGGCGGCGTCGGCATCGGCTTTTCCCAGCATGCCGGCATGGTGATCGTGTGCGACGGCACGGAGGCGGCCGCGGCGCGCATCGGGCGGGTGCTGTGGAACGATCCGGCCAGCGGCGTCATGCGCCACGCCGACGCCGGCTACGACGACGCCATCGCCTGCGCCCGCGAGCACGGGCTGAATTTGCCGTTTCTGGAGGGGTGA
- a CDS encoding TauD/TfdA family dioxygenase, whose product MPDSMDLTGLDISPSGGGVGAFVNDIDLRTIGAGEAAAIRATLGRHGVLFFRDQNLDPDAHIAFARKIGAININRFFKPTDTHPEVATVLKEPDQKHNIGGGWHADHSYDEAPALGSILVAVEIPPFGGDTLFAGASAAWETLSGGMKTMLSGLRAVHSSRHTFGKEAGARNAEIQAEHFGNAELATQDSVHPVVIRHPISGRPALYVNPGFTLRFDGWTDAESKPLLDFLYAHVVKPEHTYRFRWEPGSVAFWDNRATWHYALNDYHGHRRLMHRITLEGETLDGAPEVAPAA is encoded by the coding sequence ATGCCCGATTCGATGGACCTGACCGGCCTCGATATTTCCCCGTCCGGCGGCGGGGTCGGGGCGTTTGTCAACGATATCGACCTGCGGACGATCGGCGCCGGGGAGGCGGCGGCGATCCGGGCGACGCTGGGGCGCCACGGCGTGCTGTTCTTCCGCGATCAGAACCTCGATCCCGACGCTCACATCGCCTTCGCCCGCAAGATCGGCGCGATCAACATCAACCGCTTCTTCAAGCCGACCGACACCCATCCCGAGGTCGCGACCGTGCTGAAAGAGCCGGACCAGAAACACAATATCGGCGGCGGCTGGCACGCCGACCACAGCTATGACGAGGCGCCGGCACTCGGCTCGATCCTGGTCGCGGTCGAGATTCCGCCCTTCGGCGGCGATACCCTGTTCGCCGGCGCTTCAGCCGCCTGGGAGACGCTTTCCGGCGGCATGAAGACAATGCTGTCCGGCCTGCGCGCCGTGCATTCCAGCCGCCATACCTTCGGCAAGGAGGCAGGCGCAAGGAACGCGGAGATCCAGGCCGAGCACTTCGGCAACGCCGAACTGGCGACGCAGGATTCGGTGCATCCGGTCGTCATCCGTCATCCGATCAGCGGCCGGCCCGCGCTTTACGTCAATCCGGGATTTACGCTGCGCTTCGACGGCTGGACCGACGCCGAGAGCAAGCCGCTGCTCGACTTTCTCTACGCCCATGTCGTCAAGCCGGAGCACACCTACCGCTTCCGCTGGGAGCCGGGCTCGGTCGCCTTCTGGGACAACCGGGCGACCTGGCACTATGCGCTCAACGACTATCACGGCCACCGCCGGCTGATGCACAGGATCACGCTGGAAGGCGAGACGCTGGACGGTGCGCCGGAGGTCGCGCCGGCGGCGTAG
- the ispH gene encoding 4-hydroxy-3-methylbut-2-enyl diphosphate reductase: MRVILAQPRGFCAGVERAIEIVEKALDRYGPPVYVRHEIVHNKRVVQELTVKGARFVEELDEIPDGAITVFSAHGVAQSVEDTASDRSLPVLDATCPLVAKVHKEGQRYAEKGFEVVLIGHEGHPEVVGTMGRIPGIVHLVQDTGDVETLSPANPDKLAYVTQTTLSVDDTREVIEALKARFPGIAGPDVKDICYATQNRQAAVRKLSETVDLILVVGAQNSSNSNRLRELGGEEGTPSYLVEEVDAVDPDWFGSVAAVGVTAGASTPERLVDEVIDRLREIAPVELSIMDGIEEHIRFKLPEQLRAA; encoded by the coding sequence ATGAGAGTCATCCTCGCCCAGCCGCGCGGCTTTTGCGCCGGTGTCGAACGCGCGATCGAAATTGTGGAGAAGGCGCTGGATCGTTACGGGCCGCCGGTCTATGTGCGCCACGAGATCGTGCACAACAAGCGGGTCGTGCAGGAACTCACCGTCAAGGGCGCCCGGTTCGTGGAGGAGCTGGACGAAATCCCCGACGGCGCGATCACCGTTTTCAGCGCCCACGGCGTCGCCCAGTCGGTCGAGGATACCGCCTCCGACCGGTCCCTGCCGGTGCTCGATGCGACCTGCCCGCTGGTCGCCAAGGTGCACAAGGAAGGCCAGCGCTATGCCGAAAAGGGCTTCGAGGTCGTCCTGATCGGCCACGAAGGCCATCCGGAAGTCGTCGGCACGATGGGCCGGATTCCGGGTATCGTGCATCTGGTGCAGGATACCGGCGATGTCGAAACGCTCTCTCCGGCCAATCCCGACAAGCTGGCCTATGTGACGCAGACGACGCTTTCCGTCGACGACACCCGCGAGGTCATCGAGGCGCTCAAGGCCCGGTTCCCGGGCATCGCCGGTCCTGACGTCAAGGACATCTGCTACGCCACCCAGAACCGGCAGGCGGCCGTGCGGAAATTGTCGGAGACGGTCGATCTGATCCTGGTCGTCGGGGCGCAGAACAGCTCAAACTCGAACCGGCTGCGCGAGCTCGGCGGCGAAGAGGGCACGCCCAGTTACCTTGTCGAGGAGGTCGATGCTGTCGATCCGGACTGGTTCGGCAGCGTGGCGGCGGTCGGCGTGACCGCCGGCGCCTCGACCCCGGAGCGTCTGGTCGACGAGGTGATCGACCGGCTGCGCGAGATCGCCCCGGTCGAGCTGTCCATCATGGACGGCATCGAAGAGCACATCCGCTTCAAGCTGCCGGAGCAGCTGCGCGCGGCCTGA
- a CDS encoding YbfB/YjiJ family MFS transporter yields MPAKDPTLRIALIGFAGLAVAIGIGRFAFTPLLPMMLADGVVTIPGGGLLTTAHFVGYLMGALTAARVPMSPRALLPASLIAIGLATLAMGLTGEFWLWLALRWIAGVASAWVLVLVGTHCVNALAEQGRPDRQGWVFSGVGAGVALAGLGCFAMMAFSVANEAAWLVFGAVALLIAAALWTKLGPEVPAARPSRSAPVAERTPIAWTVVVVYGAAGLGYIVPGTYLPAMAREIVPSPLIFGWGWPVFGAAAFLSTLASAALHRRFSNRRIWSVSQVVMGAGLPLPVLFPHILSIVAAGLCVGGTFMVITMAGLREAHRIAGSTDAVRHVVAMTAAFATGQTIGPVFAGALYDATASFAPSLIATSIFLIATAALLEQSNPLTCFFRKGRAATIRNTNRGM; encoded by the coding sequence ATGCCAGCGAAAGACCCGACGCTCCGTATTGCCCTCATCGGTTTCGCCGGGCTGGCGGTCGCGATCGGGATCGGCCGGTTCGCGTTCACGCCGCTTCTCCCCATGATGCTGGCGGACGGGGTCGTAACGATCCCCGGCGGCGGCCTGCTCACCACGGCCCACTTCGTCGGATATCTGATGGGCGCGCTGACCGCCGCCCGCGTCCCTATGTCTCCGCGCGCGCTGCTGCCGGCGTCGCTCATCGCGATCGGCCTCGCGACGCTAGCGATGGGGCTTACCGGGGAGTTCTGGCTCTGGCTGGCGCTTCGCTGGATCGCCGGCGTCGCCAGCGCCTGGGTCCTTGTTCTGGTCGGGACCCATTGCGTCAATGCGCTGGCAGAGCAAGGTCGGCCCGATCGTCAGGGATGGGTGTTTTCCGGCGTCGGCGCGGGGGTCGCGCTGGCCGGTTTGGGCTGTTTCGCGATGATGGCTTTTAGTGTGGCCAATGAGGCCGCCTGGCTTGTCTTCGGCGCCGTGGCGCTCCTGATCGCGGCTGCGCTTTGGACAAAGCTCGGCCCCGAGGTTCCCGCGGCGCGGCCGTCGCGGAGCGCGCCCGTCGCCGAACGGACGCCGATCGCCTGGACCGTCGTCGTGGTTTACGGCGCGGCCGGGCTCGGCTACATCGTGCCCGGCACATATCTGCCTGCAATGGCGCGGGAGATCGTGCCTTCGCCGTTGATCTTCGGCTGGGGATGGCCGGTTTTCGGTGCCGCCGCTTTCCTCTCGACCCTAGCCTCGGCGGCGTTGCACCGGCGTTTCTCCAACCGGAGGATATGGAGTGTCAGCCAGGTGGTCATGGGCGCCGGACTGCCGTTGCCCGTTCTGTTTCCCCACATTCTCTCGATCGTCGCCGCCGGGCTGTGCGTGGGCGGCACCTTCATGGTCATTACCATGGCCGGGCTCCGGGAGGCGCACCGTATCGCGGGCTCGACCGATGCCGTGCGCCACGTCGTAGCGATGACGGCGGCGTTCGCAACCGGCCAGACGATTGGGCCGGTTTTCGCCGGCGCGCTCTACGACGCGACGGCGAGCTTCGCTCCGTCGCTGATCGCCACTTCGATCTTCCTGATCGCGACCGCCGCACTCTTGGAACAATCCAATCCCTTGACGTGTTTCTTCAGGAAGGGTCGGGCAGCGACGATACGAAACACGAACCGCGGGATGTAA